The Panicum hallii strain FIL2 chromosome 9, PHallii_v3.1, whole genome shotgun sequence genome has a window encoding:
- the LOC112873509 gene encoding BTB/POZ domain-containing protein At5g66560-like, which produces MSASVRHGSSRAQAWFCTTGLPSDVVFEVHDMTFHLHKFPLMAKSRKIHRMLTEQEEQRPARGRRRRRRTSSDGGDSGDDGAAETEIEEAEQEERDEQQQVRREGDGQVYSIVFPDFPGGPGTFEVAAKFCYGVRVDLTPWNVAPLRCAAEYLEMTEDHAEDNLAARAEAYLEQTVLRHPGDATKALKSSEELLPLAEELGIVDRCVEAIAARSSAASRSWFDDLAVLGLRMYKRVMAAMDARDDVRAEARESCLVSYARGTIPGLSRSMRRRLASAPVSSEVEQKELLEAVVASLPADKCSGRVVTAKFLFALLRTSHILRASDAARAALERKAATQLEQATLEDMLIPSYSGAAETLYDVDCVERIVRYFLAEEELGGEASSSAAIEEETAEVSRPSAVAMVQVGKLVDSYLAEVASDANLKPAKFCELALSLPDHARIYDDGVYRAVDIYLKAHPRLTAEERDRVVGAVDCRKLTVEACTHAAQNERLPLRAVLQVLFFEQLQLRRAITGTLLAPAAAGPPRAARQQRVGPGEPAWRGATALAQESQVLRLDMDSVASRVQELERECSSMRRAIKKIDGRGGSRSPGGRSPDGGGGGGSGPTAGGWRARHGCKFSTQVCDSQARNVVASRASRMGMSP; this is translated from the exons ATGTCGGCGTCGGTCCGGCACGGTTCGTCGAGGGCCCAGGCATG GTTCTGCACCACCGGGCTGCCCAGCGATGTCGTCTTCGAGGTGCACGACATGACCTTCCACCTCCATAAG TTCCCGCTCATGGCCAAGAGTCGCAAGATCCACCGCATGCTCACCGAGCAAGAGGAGCAGCgtccggcgcgggggcggcgtcGGCGACGAAGGACTAGTAGTGACGGAGGCGATTCCGGCGATGACGGTGCTGCGGAAACAGAGATTGAGGAAGCAGAGCAGGAAGAGCGGGATGAACAGCAGCAGGTTAGGAGGGAGGGCGATGGGCAGGTGTACAGCATTGTCTTCCCGGACTTCCCGGGCGGGCCGGGCACGTTCGAGGTGGCGGCCAAGTTCTGCTACGGCGTCCGCGTCGACCTCACCCCCTGGAACGTCGCGCCGCTGCGGTGCGCGGCCGAGTACCTGGAGATGACGGAGGACCACGCCGAGGACAACCTCGCCGCGCGCGCAGAGGCCTACCTGGAGCAGACCGTCCTCCGGCACCCCGGCGACGCCACCAAGGCGCTCAAGTCCTCCGAGGAGCTGCTGCCGCTCGCCGAGGAGCTCGGCATTGTGGACCGCTGCGTCGAGGCCATCGCCGCGCGCTCATCGGCCGCATCGCGGTCCTGGTTCGACGACCTGGCCGTGCTCGGCCTGCGCATGTACAAGCGGGTCATGGCGGCCATGGACGCGCGCGACGACGTCAGGGCGGAGGCCCGGGAGAGCTGCCTCGTGTCCTACGCCAGGGGCACCATCCCGGGGCTGTCGAGGTCcatgcggcggcggctcgcctcTGCGCCGGTGTCGTCCGAGGTGGAGCAGAAGGAGCTCCTGGAGGCGGTGGTCGCGAGCCTCCCCGCGGACAAGTGCTCGGGGCGCGTGGTCACCGCCAAGTTCCTGTTCGCGCTGCTTCGGACGTCGCACATCCTGCGCGCCTCGgacgcggcgcgcgcggcgctggagCGCAAGGCCGCGACGCAGCTGGAGCAGGCCACGCTGGAGGACATGCTCATCCCGAGCTACTCCGGCGCCGCGGAGACGCTCTACGACGTGGACTGCGTCGAGCGGATCGTCAGGTACTTCCTCGCCGAGGAGGAGCTCGGCGGCGAGGCGTCGTCTTCGGCCGCAATTGAGGAGGAGACCGCCGAAGTGTCGCGGCCGTCCGCTGTGGCCATGGTGCAGGTGGGCAAACTGGTGGACAGCTACCTCGCCGAGGTCGCGTCCGACGCGAACCTGAAGCCCGCCAAGTTCTGCGAGCTCGCGCTGTCGTTGCCCGACCATGCCCGCATCTACGACGACGGCGTCTACCGCGCCGTCGACATCTACCTCAAG GCGCACCCGCGGCTGACCGCGGAGGAGCGGGACAGGGTGGTGGGCGCGGTGGACTGCCGGAAGCTGACGGTGGAGGCGTGCACGCACGCGGCGCAGAACGAGCGCCTCCCGCTGCGCGCGGTGCTGCAGGTGCTCTTCTTCGAGCAGCTGCAGCTCCGCCGCGCCATCACGGGCACGCTgctcgcgcccgccgccgcggggccCCCGCGAGCAGCGCGGCAGCAGCGCGTGGGCCCCGGCGAGCCGGCGTGGCGGGGCGCGACGGCTCTGGCGCAGGAGAGCCAGGTGCTGCGGCTGGACATGGACAGCGTGGCGAGCCGCGTGCAGGAGCTGGAGCGCGAGTGCTCCAGCATGCGGAGGGCCATCAAGAAGATCGACGGCCGCGGCGGCAGCCGGTCGCCCGGTGGTCGCagcccggacggcggcggcggcggcgggtcgggGCCCACGGCGGGCGGGTGGAGGGCGCGGCACGGGTGCAAGTTCAGCACGCAGGTGTGCGACTCGCAGGCGCGCAACGTGGTGGCGTCCAGGGCGTCCAGGATGGGGATGAGCCCGTAG